One window of the Lodderomyces elongisporus chromosome 6, complete sequence genome contains the following:
- the SRP1 gene encoding Importin alpha subunit (Karyopherin alpha subunit) (Serine-rich RNA polymerase I suppressor protein) (BUSCO:EOG09261OSU) produces MDSNATERFVPEYRRTNFKNKSRFQSDELRRRRETHQVDLRKQKREEVLAKRRNYQHEANDSEDEEEFNVGVNNDENQFYQRLRQDLPKMLEMIQAPDFDSQLAATVKFRQILSREHNPPIDLVIESGVIPTLVEFMKSDHPDMLQLEAAWALTNIASGNSQQTRIVVEANAVPLFVQLLFSQSLEVKEQAIWALGNVAGDSAENRDYVLNCGAMDPVLNLFHSNKMSLIRTATWTLSNLCRGKSPQPDWNIVSQAIPTLSKLIYSTDSETLVDACWAVSYLSDGTSEAIQAVIDARIPHRLVELLGHESTLVQTPSLRAIGNIVTGSDYQTQIVINAGVLPALAPLLNSTKDTIRKEACWTISNITAGTTDQIQAVIDANLIPQVIRLLSDGDYKTKKEACWAISNASSGGLTKPDQIRYLVSQGCIKPLCDLLSVADSKIIEVTLDSLENILKMGEMDKEARNTSVNENALYIEEAGGMEKIFECQNNANEKIYQKAYNIIEKYFSDEDEDHIDDENIIPESYGNAFEFGIDGQDQQQQNFSFQ; encoded by the coding sequence atggaTTCGAATGCAACTGAAAGGTTTGTGCCAGAGTATCGTCGTACAAACTTCAAGAACAAATCGCGGTTCCAAAGTGATGAGttgagaagaagaagagagacTCATCAAGTCGATTtgagaaagcaaaagagagaagaggtTTTGGCCAAGAGAAGAAACTACCAACACGAGGCCAATGATTCTGAAGATGAGGAAGAGTTCAACGTTGGTGTGAACAACGACGAGAACCAGTTTTACCAAAGACTTAGACAAGACTTGCCCAAAATGCTCGAGATGATCCAGGCTCCTGATTTTGATTCTCAATTAGCAGCCACTGTGAAATTCCGTCAAATCTTGTCCAGAGAACACAACCCACCAATTGATTTGGTCATTGAGCTGGGGGTGATTCCAACCTTGGTTGAGTTCATGAAGAGTGATCATCCTGATATGTTGCAATTGGAGGCTGCATGGGCCTTGACTAATATTGCTTCAGGTAACTCACAACAAACCagaattgttgttgaagccAACGCAGTGCCACTCTTTGTCCAATTATTGTTTTCTCAAAGTCTTGAAGTTAAGGAACAAGCAATTTGGGCATTGGGTAATGTTGCTGGTGACTCTGCCGAGAACCGTGACTATGTTTTGAACTGTGGAGCCATGGATCCCGTGTTAAACTTGTTCCACAGCAATAAGATGTCATTGATTAGAACCGCAACATGGACGTTGTCAAACTTGTGTAGAGGTAAATCACCTCAGCCAGATTGGAACATTGTGTCGCAAGCTATTCCCACTTTATCTAAGTTGATCTATTCAACAGACTCAGAGACACTAGTCGATGCTTGTTGGGCTGTTTCATATTTATCTGACGGTACTTCAGAAGCTATCCAAGCAGTCATTGATGCAAGAATCCCACATCGTCTTGTTGAATTATTGGGACATGAATCTACCTTGGTTCAAACCCCATCTTTGAGAGCCATTGGTAACATTGTTACTGGTTCCGATTACCAAACACAAATCGTAATTAATGCAGGAGTCTTACCAGCCTTGGCTCCATTATTAAACTCTACCAAGGACACCATTCGTAAAGAAGCTTGTTGGACAATTTCCAACATCACGGCAGGTACTACAGATCAAATCCAAGCCGTCATTGACGCCAACTTGATTCCACAAGTCATTAGATTGCTTAGTGACGGTGACTACAAGACCAAGAAGGAAGCATGTTGGGCCATTTCAAATGCCTCATCTGGTGGTCTCACAAAGCCAGACCAAATTCGTTACTTGGTCAGTCAAGGTTGCATTAAACCATTGTGTGATTTGTTGTCCGTGGCAGACTCCAAGATTATTGAGGTCACTTTGGACTCCTTGGAAAATATATTGAAGATGGGTGAAATGGACAAGGAGGCTAGAAACACTTCAGTTAATGAAAATGCGCTTTACATCGAGGAAGCCGGTGGTATGGAAAAGATCTTTGAATGTCAAAATAATGCTAACGAAAAAATCTATCAAAAAGCATACAACATCATTGAAAAGTACTTTagtgatgaagatgaagatcaCATTGATGACGAAAACATTATACCAGAACTGTATGGCAATGCATTTGAGTTTGGCATTGATGGTCAagaccaacaacaacaaaacttCCTGTTCCAGTAA